One segment of Enterobacter ludwigii DNA contains the following:
- the xseA gene encoding exodeoxyribonuclease VII large subunit — protein sequence MLSTQSPSIFTVSRLNQTVRLLLEQEMGQVWISGEISNFTQPSSGHWYFTLKDDTAQVRCAMFRNSNRRVTFRPQHGQQVLVRANITLYEPRGDYQIIVESMQPAGEGVLQQKYEQLKDKLSQEGLFDQQFKKPLPSPAHCVGVITSKTGAALHDILHVLKRRDPSLPVIIYPTAVQGDDAPGQIVRAIELANARQECDVLIVGRGGGSLEDLWSFNDERVARAIFASQIPVVSAVGHETDVTIADFVADLRAPTPSAAAEVVSRNQLELLRQLQNGRQRLEMAMDYFLANRSRRFTQLHHRLQQQHPQLRLARQQTVLERLRQRMNVALDIQLKRAVSRQQRITQRLNQQNPQPKIYRAQTRIQQLEYRLADTIRARLSTTRERFGNAVTHLEAVSPLSTLARGYSVTTATDGKVLKQTKQVKAGDVLTTRLSDGWVESEVKEIKPVKKTRQRKTG from the coding sequence ATGTTATCCACTCAATCCCCCTCAATTTTTACTGTCAGCCGCCTTAATCAGACGGTTCGTTTGCTGCTTGAGCAGGAAATGGGGCAGGTCTGGATCAGCGGTGAAATCTCTAACTTCACGCAGCCTTCATCTGGTCACTGGTACTTCACGTTAAAAGACGACACCGCTCAGGTGCGCTGTGCAATGTTCCGCAACAGCAACCGCCGCGTGACGTTTCGCCCTCAGCATGGTCAGCAGGTTCTGGTTCGTGCCAATATCACCCTGTATGAGCCGCGCGGCGATTACCAAATCATCGTCGAAAGTATGCAGCCTGCGGGCGAAGGTGTGTTGCAGCAGAAGTACGAGCAGCTAAAAGACAAACTCTCGCAAGAGGGTCTGTTCGATCAGCAGTTCAAAAAACCGCTCCCTTCACCTGCCCACTGCGTTGGGGTGATTACGTCAAAAACCGGGGCGGCACTGCACGACATACTTCATGTCCTCAAACGCCGCGACCCGTCCCTGCCCGTTATCATCTACCCGACCGCTGTTCAGGGTGATGACGCACCGGGTCAGATTGTCCGCGCCATTGAACTTGCAAACGCACGTCAGGAATGCGACGTGCTGATTGTCGGGCGTGGCGGCGGTTCGCTGGAAGACCTGTGGAGCTTTAACGACGAACGCGTGGCACGGGCCATTTTCGCAAGCCAGATCCCGGTCGTCAGCGCCGTCGGCCACGAAACGGACGTGACGATAGCTGATTTTGTGGCGGATTTACGCGCGCCAACGCCCTCCGCAGCCGCGGAAGTGGTGAGCCGCAATCAGCTGGAGCTGCTGCGTCAGCTGCAGAATGGTCGGCAACGTCTGGAAATGGCGATGGACTATTTCCTGGCCAACCGGTCGCGCCGGTTTACCCAGCTTCATCATCGCCTGCAACAGCAGCACCCGCAATTGCGGCTGGCCCGTCAGCAAACCGTGCTGGAGCGTCTGCGTCAGCGAATGAACGTCGCACTGGATATTCAGCTCAAGCGCGCGGTCTCGCGCCAGCAGCGTATTACTCAGCGCCTGAACCAGCAGAACCCACAGCCAAAGATTTATCGCGCGCAAACGCGTATCCAACAGCTTGAGTATCGACTGGCAGACACTATCCGCGCACGTCTTAGCACCACACGTGAACGCTTTGGCAACGCCGTGACCCACCTCGAGGCGGTCAGCCCGCTCTCGACGCTGGCACGAGGCTATAGCGTAACGACCGCCACCGACGGTAAAGTGCTGAAGCAAACGAAGCAGGTGAAAGCCGGAGATGTTCTCACCACCCGTCTGTCAGACGGCTGGGTGGAGAGCGAAGTGAAAGAGATTAAACCGGTGAAAAAAACGCGCCAGCGAAAAACCGGATAA
- a CDS encoding protealysin inhibitor emfourin — MQVPELTDDAVVELAREGGVAFIPKLSGQRTITLSSLNEAQRQRVVNILEQAFPRGQPPGEPTSPGSGDQRYFRIQIIWTQHNQAQYTDMIVLVPEQEAPESLVELWQKGEGCVCD, encoded by the coding sequence ATGCAGGTTCCGGAACTCACAGATGACGCCGTCGTTGAGCTGGCCCGGGAAGGCGGCGTCGCTTTTATTCCTAAGCTAAGCGGCCAACGCACCATTACGCTTTCGTCACTCAACGAGGCCCAGCGTCAGCGCGTGGTAAACATCCTGGAGCAGGCATTTCCACGCGGCCAGCCGCCGGGTGAACCCACCTCGCCAGGGAGTGGCGATCAGCGTTATTTTCGCATCCAGATAATCTGGACTCAGCACAATCAGGCCCAGTACACCGATATGATTGTGCTGGTGCCTGAGCAGGAAGCCCCTGAGTCGCTGGTCGAGCTGTGGCAGAAAGGCGAAGGCTGCGTGTGTGATTAA
- a CDS encoding peptide MFS transporter: MQSSVNQKESRTFFGHPYPLGSLFFTEMWERFSFYGIRPLLILFMAATVYDGGMGLARENASAIVGIFAGTMYLAALPGGWLADNWLGQQKAVWYGSILIALGHLSIALSAIMGDNLFFIGLMFIVLGSGLFKTCISVMVGTLYKKGDARRDGGFSLFYMGINMGSFIAPLISGWLIKSHGWHWGFGIGGIGMLVALIIFRVFAVPAMKRYDSEVGLDSTWNSPVVKRNGVGAWLLALAVGVAVIVTLIAQGVIVINPVAVASVLVYVIAASVALYFIYLFLFAGLNRKERARLLVCFILLVSAAFFWSAFEQKPTSFNLFANDYTNRMIGGFEIPAVWFQSINALFIILLAPVFSWAWPKLASMNIRPSSITKFVIGILCAAAGFGLMMLAAQNVLNNGGAGVSPFWLVGSILMLTLGELCLSPIGLATMTLLAPERMRGQMMGLWFCASALGNLAAGLIGGHVKADQLDMLPDLFARCSIALLICAAVLIVLIVPVRRMLENAQTKPAANA; this comes from the coding sequence ATGCAATCCTCTGTTAATCAAAAAGAAAGCCGAACGTTCTTCGGCCACCCTTATCCGCTCGGTTCGCTGTTCTTTACCGAGATGTGGGAACGTTTCTCGTTTTACGGCATTCGCCCATTACTGATCCTGTTTATGGCCGCCACCGTGTATGACGGCGGGATGGGGCTGGCACGTGAAAACGCGTCGGCAATTGTGGGCATCTTTGCCGGCACCATGTACCTGGCCGCACTGCCGGGTGGCTGGCTGGCGGATAACTGGCTCGGCCAGCAGAAAGCCGTCTGGTACGGATCCATCCTGATTGCGCTCGGCCACCTGTCGATTGCGCTCTCGGCCATCATGGGCGATAACCTGTTCTTTATCGGCCTGATGTTCATCGTGCTCGGTTCTGGTCTGTTTAAGACCTGTATCTCGGTCATGGTGGGGACGCTGTACAAAAAAGGCGATGCGCGTCGTGACGGCGGTTTCTCGCTGTTCTACATGGGCATCAACATGGGCTCGTTTATCGCGCCGCTGATTTCCGGCTGGCTGATTAAATCTCACGGCTGGCACTGGGGCTTCGGCATTGGTGGCATCGGGATGCTGGTTGCCCTGATCATCTTCCGCGTGTTTGCCGTTCCGGCAATGAAACGCTATGACAGCGAAGTGGGGCTGGACTCGACCTGGAACAGCCCGGTGGTGAAAAGAAACGGCGTAGGCGCATGGTTGCTGGCGCTGGCTGTGGGTGTGGCGGTTATCGTTACGCTGATCGCGCAGGGTGTGATTGTGATTAACCCGGTTGCGGTAGCCAGCGTGCTGGTTTACGTGATTGCGGCGTCCGTTGCCCTCTACTTTATCTACCTGTTCCTTTTTGCGGGCCTGAATCGTAAAGAGCGTGCCAGACTTCTGGTCTGTTTTATTCTGCTGGTCTCCGCTGCGTTCTTCTGGTCCGCCTTCGAGCAGAAGCCAACGTCATTCAACCTCTTTGCCAACGACTACACTAACCGCATGATCGGTGGTTTCGAAATCCCGGCGGTATGGTTCCAGTCGATTAACGCCCTGTTCATCATCCTGCTGGCACCGGTATTCAGCTGGGCCTGGCCGAAACTTGCCAGCATGAACATTCGTCCGAGCAGTATCACCAAGTTTGTTATTGGTATTTTGTGTGCCGCCGCAGGCTTTGGTCTGATGATGCTGGCTGCGCAGAACGTACTGAATAACGGTGGCGCGGGCGTGTCGCCATTCTGGCTGGTGGGGAGCATTTTGATGCTGACGCTGGGGGAACTGTGCCTGAGCCCGATTGGTCTGGCGACCATGACGCTGCTGGCACCGGAAAGAATGCGTGGGCAGATGATGGGCCTGTGGTTCTGCGCAAGTGCGCTGGGCAACCTGGCGGCAGGTCTGATTGGCGGTCACGTGAAGGCCGACCAGCTAGATATGCTGCCGGATCTCTTCGCACGTTGCTCCATCGCGCTGCTGATTTGTGCCGCGGTGCTGATCGTCCTCATTGTTCCGGTACGTCGCATGCTGGAAAATGCGCAGACTAAACCGGCCGCTAACGCCTGA
- the der gene encoding ribosome biogenesis GTPase Der yields the protein MVPVVALVGRPNVGKSTLFNRLTRTRDALVADFPGLTRDRKYGRAEVEGREFICIDTGGIDGTEDGVETRMAEQSLLAIEEADVVLFMVDARAGLMPADSAIAKHLRSREKPTFLVANKTDGIDADQAVADFWSLGLGEIYPIAASHGRGVTSLLETVLLPWVDEVNPPEEIDEDAEYWAQFEDGEAGEEEPEDDFNPQDLPIKLAIVGRPNVGKSTLTNRILGEERVVVYDMPGTTRDSIYIPMQRDEREYVLIDTAGVRKRGKITDVVEKFSVIKTLQAIEDANVVMLVIDAREGISDQDLSLLGFILNSGRSLVIVVNKWDGLSNEVREQVKETLDFRLGFIDFARVHFISALHGSGVGNLFESVREAYDSSTRRQSTAMLTRIMNMAAEDHQPPLVRGRRVKLKYAHAGGYNPPIVVIHGNQVKDLPDSYKRYLMNYFRKSLDVMGTPIRIQFKEGENPFANKRNTLTPNQMRKRKRLIKHIKKSK from the coding sequence ATGGTACCTGTGGTCGCGCTTGTCGGGCGCCCTAACGTTGGAAAATCCACTCTTTTTAACCGTTTAACACGCACCCGTGATGCGCTGGTTGCGGATTTCCCGGGGCTGACGCGTGACCGTAAGTACGGTCGTGCAGAAGTAGAAGGACGCGAGTTCATCTGTATTGATACCGGTGGTATTGACGGGACAGAAGATGGTGTTGAAACCCGCATGGCGGAACAGTCGCTGCTGGCGATTGAAGAAGCTGACGTGGTTCTGTTTATGGTGGACGCTCGCGCAGGCCTGATGCCGGCGGACTCCGCTATTGCGAAACATCTGCGCTCGCGTGAAAAACCCACTTTCCTGGTGGCGAACAAAACTGACGGTATTGATGCAGACCAGGCGGTTGCGGATTTCTGGTCCTTAGGTCTGGGCGAAATCTACCCGATTGCGGCATCTCATGGCCGTGGCGTGACCAGCCTGCTGGAAACCGTTCTGCTGCCGTGGGTTGATGAAGTTAACCCGCCGGAAGAGATCGATGAAGACGCCGAATATTGGGCGCAGTTCGAAGACGGCGAAGCGGGCGAGGAAGAGCCTGAAGACGACTTCAACCCGCAGGATCTGCCGATCAAACTGGCTATCGTGGGCCGTCCAAACGTAGGTAAGTCTACACTTACTAACCGTATCCTCGGCGAAGAGCGTGTGGTCGTTTACGACATGCCGGGCACCACCCGCGACAGTATTTATATCCCGATGCAGCGCGATGAGCGTGAGTATGTGCTCATTGATACCGCAGGCGTACGTAAGCGAGGGAAAATCACCGATGTGGTGGAAAAATTCTCCGTTATCAAAACCCTGCAGGCGATTGAAGATGCCAACGTGGTCATGCTGGTCATCGATGCACGCGAAGGTATCTCCGATCAGGACCTTTCTCTGCTCGGCTTCATTCTGAATAGTGGGCGCTCACTCGTTATCGTGGTCAACAAATGGGATGGCCTGAGTAATGAGGTGAGAGAGCAGGTGAAAGAGACGCTCGACTTCCGTCTGGGCTTTATCGACTTTGCTCGCGTGCACTTTATCTCTGCGTTACACGGCAGCGGTGTAGGTAATCTGTTTGAGTCCGTGCGTGAAGCGTACGACAGCTCCACCCGTCGTCAGAGCACCGCCATGCTGACCCGTATCATGAACATGGCAGCAGAAGACCATCAGCCGCCGCTGGTGCGTGGTCGTCGCGTGAAGCTGAAATATGCTCACGCCGGGGGTTATAACCCACCAATCGTGGTGATTCACGGCAACCAGGTTAAAGACCTGCCGGATTCCTACAAGCGCTATCTGATGAACTACTTCCGTAAATCACTGGACGTAATGGGCACGCCAATCCGTATCCAGTTCAAGGAAGGGGAGAACCCGTTCGCCAACAAGCGCAATACCCTGACGCCAAACCAGATGCGTAAGCGTAAGCGTTTAATTAAACACATTAAGAAAAGCAAATAA
- the bamB gene encoding outer membrane protein assembly factor BamB, with translation MQLRKLLLPGLLSVTLLSGCSLFSGEEDVVKMSPLPTVENQFTPSTAWSTSVGDGIGDFYSNLHPAFADSVIYAADRKGTVKAVNADDGKEVWSVNLAEKDGWFSRKPALLSGGLTVAGGHVYVGSEKAQVYALSTSDGSVAWQTSVAGESLSRPVVSDGMVLIHTSNGQLQALNEADGLVKWTVNLDMPSLSLRGESAPATAFGAAIVGGDNGRVSAVLMQQGQMIWQQRISQATGSTEIDRLSDVDTTPVIVDGVVYALAYNGNLTALDLRSGQVMWKRELGSVNDFVVDGNRIYMVDQNDRLLALSTEGGVTLWTQSDLLHRLLTAPALYNGSLVVGDSEGYMHWIDPDNGRFVAQQKVDSSGFLTEPVVADGKLLIQAKDGTLYAITR, from the coding sequence ATGCAATTGCGTAAATTACTTCTGCCAGGACTGCTTTCTGTTACGTTATTGAGTGGCTGTTCACTGTTCAGTGGCGAAGAAGACGTTGTGAAAATGTCCCCACTGCCGACTGTTGAAAACCAGTTTACCCCGTCCACCGCGTGGAGCACCTCCGTGGGCGATGGTATTGGTGATTTTTATTCCAACCTGCACCCGGCTTTTGCCGACAGCGTTATCTATGCGGCTGACCGCAAAGGTACCGTGAAGGCGGTTAATGCCGATGACGGGAAAGAAGTGTGGTCGGTTAACCTGGCGGAAAAAGACGGCTGGTTCTCTCGTAAACCGGCACTGCTTTCTGGCGGTCTGACCGTTGCCGGTGGGCATGTGTACGTGGGTAGCGAAAAAGCCCAGGTCTATGCTCTCAGCACCAGCGATGGTTCTGTTGCATGGCAAACCTCCGTGGCCGGTGAGTCTCTATCTCGTCCGGTCGTGAGCGACGGCATGGTACTGATCCACACCAGCAACGGCCAGCTGCAGGCGCTGAACGAAGCCGATGGTCTGGTGAAATGGACCGTGAACCTGGATATGCCTTCCTTGTCCCTGCGCGGTGAATCTGCGCCGGCTACCGCCTTTGGTGCCGCCATTGTTGGCGGTGACAACGGTCGTGTAAGCGCGGTACTGATGCAGCAAGGCCAGATGATCTGGCAGCAGCGTATTTCTCAGGCGACAGGCTCAACGGAAATCGATCGTCTGAGCGATGTCGACACGACCCCGGTTATCGTTGACGGTGTGGTTTACGCACTGGCCTATAACGGTAACCTGACCGCGCTGGATCTGCGCAGCGGCCAGGTCATGTGGAAACGTGAACTGGGTTCGGTAAATGATTTCGTGGTTGATGGCAACCGTATCTATATGGTCGATCAGAACGACCGTCTGCTGGCGCTCAGCACCGAAGGTGGTGTTACGCTGTGGACGCAAAGCGATCTGCTGCACCGTCTGCTGACCGCACCAGCACTGTATAACGGTAGCCTGGTGGTGGGTGATAGCGAAGGGTATATGCACTGGATTGACCCGGACAACGGTCGTTTTGTTGCTCAGCAAAAAGTCGACAGCTCAGGTTTCCTGACGGAACCGGTCGTGGCTGACGGCAAACTGCTGATTCAGGCAAAAGACGGCACGCTGTACGCGATCACGCGTTAA
- a CDS encoding zinc ribbon domain-containing protein, which yields MSITCPDCHAELEVQNGVAHCEHCDKDIALEARCPECHQPLQVLKACGAVDYFCQNGHGLISKKRVEFVPAEA from the coding sequence ATGTCGATTACCTGCCCGGATTGCCACGCAGAGCTTGAAGTGCAAAATGGCGTCGCCCACTGTGAGCACTGCGATAAGGATATCGCGCTCGAAGCCCGCTGCCCGGAGTGTCATCAGCCACTCCAGGTCTTAAAAGCCTGCGGTGCGGTGGATTATTTCTGCCAGAACGGCCACGGCCTGATTTCGAAAAAGCGCGTGGAGTTTGTCCCGGCTGAGGCTTAA
- a CDS encoding M4 family metallopeptidase has product MSYLHSVIPPYILRRIIESGSEPQQRCARQTLTHVQTLMAHMPGKPAAPHVNKAGQLERDIYDARQTQELPGTQVRYEGQPSNGDVAVDEAYNYLGVTHDFFWKMYQRDSLDNKGLILTGTVHYGREYQNAFWNGQQMVFGDGDGEIFNRFTIAIDVVAHELSHGVTETEAGLIYFEQSGALNESLSDVFGSLVKQYHLKQTADEADWLIGEGLLADGINGKGLRSMSAPGTAYDDPLLGKDPQPGHMKDFIKTREDNGGVHLNSGIPNRAFYLAAKAIGGHAWEKAGYAWYDTVCDRHLAQDADFEAFAKLTVAHGEKRSGGDVAAAIKQAWEQVGVL; this is encoded by the coding sequence ATGTCTTATCTTCACAGCGTCATTCCCCCCTATATTCTTCGTCGCATTATCGAAAGTGGCTCTGAGCCGCAGCAGCGCTGCGCCCGTCAGACATTAACGCATGTGCAAACGCTCATGGCGCATATGCCGGGCAAACCCGCCGCGCCGCACGTCAATAAAGCCGGTCAACTGGAGCGTGATATTTACGATGCCAGACAGACGCAGGAGCTGCCGGGTACCCAGGTGCGTTATGAGGGCCAGCCGTCAAATGGCGATGTGGCCGTTGATGAAGCCTACAATTATTTGGGGGTCACCCATGATTTCTTCTGGAAAATGTATCAGCGCGATTCGCTTGATAATAAAGGCCTGATCCTGACCGGTACCGTGCACTATGGCCGGGAATATCAGAACGCCTTCTGGAATGGTCAGCAGATGGTCTTTGGTGATGGCGACGGCGAAATATTTAACCGCTTTACTATTGCCATTGACGTCGTGGCCCACGAGCTAAGCCACGGTGTCACCGAGACCGAAGCCGGGCTTATCTATTTTGAGCAGTCTGGCGCGCTAAATGAATCATTGTCAGATGTATTTGGCTCGCTGGTCAAACAGTACCACCTCAAACAGACCGCCGATGAAGCCGACTGGCTGATTGGTGAGGGGCTGCTGGCAGACGGTATTAACGGCAAAGGGCTGCGCTCCATGTCAGCGCCCGGCACCGCCTATGACGATCCTCTGCTCGGTAAAGACCCGCAGCCTGGGCACATGAAAGACTTTATCAAAACGCGCGAAGACAACGGCGGCGTACACCTGAATTCAGGTATTCCCAACCGGGCGTTTTATCTGGCCGCGAAGGCGATTGGGGGTCATGCCTGGGAAAAAGCGGGATATGCCTGGTACGACACAGTTTGCGACCGTCACCTGGCGCAAGATGCCGATTTTGAGGCCTTCGCAAAACTGACGGTTGCCCACGGCGAGAAACGGTCCGGTGGCGACGTGGCGGCTGCGATAAAACAAGCCTGGGAACAGGTGGGAGTGCTGTAA
- the hisS gene encoding histidine--tRNA ligase: protein MAKNIQAIRGMNDYLPGETAIWQRIEGILKQVLGSYGYSEIRLPIVEQTPLFKRAIGEVTDVVEKEMYTFEDRNGDSLTLRPEGTAGCVRAGIEHGLLYNQEQRLWYIGPMFRHERPQKGRYRQFNQLGVEVFGLQGPDIDAELIMLTARWWRALGIAEHVSLELNSIGSLEARANYRDALVAFLEQHKEKLDEDCKRRMYSNPLRVLDSKNPDVQALLNDAPALGDYLDEASREHFAGLCKLLEAAGIAYTVNQRLVRGLDYYNRTVFEWVTSSLGSQGTVCAGGRYDGLVEQLGGRPAPGVGFAMGLERLVLLVQAVNPEFKADSVVDIYLVASGAETQPAAMQLAERVRDALPDVKLMTNHGGGNFKKQFARADKWGASIALVLGESEVANGEVVVKDLRSGEQTTVTQDGVAAHLRTLLG, encoded by the coding sequence GTGGCAAAAAACATTCAAGCCATCCGCGGCATGAACGATTATCTGCCTGGCGAAACCGCCATCTGGCAGCGCATTGAAGGCATACTCAAACAGGTGCTCGGCAGCTACGGTTACAGCGAAATCCGTTTGCCGATTGTAGAGCAGACCCCGTTATTCAAACGCGCGATCGGCGAAGTGACCGACGTGGTTGAAAAAGAGATGTACACCTTTGAGGACCGCAACGGCGACAGCCTGACACTGCGTCCGGAAGGTACGGCGGGCTGCGTACGCGCCGGCATCGAACATGGTCTCCTGTACAATCAGGAGCAGCGCCTGTGGTATATCGGCCCGATGTTCCGCCACGAACGTCCACAGAAAGGTCGTTATCGCCAGTTCAACCAGCTGGGTGTGGAAGTCTTTGGCCTGCAGGGCCCGGACATTGACGCCGAACTGATTATGTTGACTGCCCGCTGGTGGCGTGCGCTCGGCATTGCTGAGCATGTCTCACTGGAACTGAACTCCATCGGTTCTCTGGAAGCACGCGCGAACTACCGTGACGCACTGGTTGCGTTCCTGGAGCAGCACAAAGAGAAGCTGGACGAAGACTGCAAACGTCGTATGTACAGCAACCCACTGCGTGTGCTGGATTCCAAAAACCCTGACGTACAGGCGCTGTTGAACGATGCACCTGCATTGGGCGACTACCTGGACGAAGCGTCACGTGAGCACTTTGCGGGTCTGTGCAAACTGCTGGAAGCCGCGGGCATTGCTTATACCGTGAACCAGCGTCTGGTGCGCGGTCTGGACTACTACAACCGCACCGTGTTCGAGTGGGTGACATCCAGCCTCGGTTCCCAGGGCACCGTGTGTGCCGGCGGTCGTTATGACGGTCTGGTTGAGCAGCTTGGTGGTCGTCCAGCCCCTGGCGTTGGCTTCGCCATGGGTCTTGAGCGACTTGTTTTGCTGGTTCAGGCAGTTAATCCGGAATTTAAAGCAGATTCCGTTGTCGATATATACCTGGTAGCCTCAGGCGCGGAAACGCAGCCTGCGGCAATGCAGCTTGCGGAACGTGTGCGTGATGCACTGCCGGACGTGAAGCTGATGACCAACCATGGCGGCGGCAACTTCAAAAAACAGTTTGCTCGAGCCGATAAATGGGGCGCAAGTATTGCACTGGTGCTGGGCGAGTCCGAAGTGGCTAACGGCGAAGTGGTTGTGAAAGACCTGCGCTCTGGTGAGCAGACAACGGTAACGCAGGACGGCGTTGCGGCGCACTTGCGCACTCTATTGGGCTAA
- a CDS encoding oxidoreductase yields MLLGFVGLGAVVETAYLPALHNLYGDSLHCLGFDVQPGRHPEGVTRCASLTELLSHPLDTLFITTVSLQHLEVLEYALASPVARIVVEKPIVATLSQLEKLNRLLALPGAASRVLALDHWMARLATVQLGLIGTFADIARIDGFLQEPSGFNAKGEPVALNFATGEVDTRTLRHPDGVILDIGTHVLAMLRETVRYLGGGDDMTLQVVAATDRLGREIKQGDLTTAEGSAHLRGQLSGIPVEIWLNKYAGPSGGQKGLRLYLHDGRVISHDRHGAEDVLVLTDGDRVQRWHIPGTIYTHCLAERILGQKSLFECDPEEVSRTTRRRMAEVELLLTLQQQLRGPH; encoded by the coding sequence ATGCTGTTAGGGTTTGTTGGGCTTGGCGCGGTGGTGGAAACCGCTTATTTACCCGCACTACACAATCTGTATGGCGATTCACTGCACTGCCTGGGTTTTGATGTTCAGCCTGGCAGGCACCCTGAAGGCGTAACGCGCTGCGCCTCTCTCACCGAACTTCTCTCGCATCCTCTTGATACCCTGTTTATTACCACGGTTTCTCTGCAGCATCTTGAGGTGCTGGAGTACGCCCTGGCGTCTCCTGTGGCGCGGATCGTGGTTGAAAAACCCATCGTCGCCACGCTCTCGCAGCTCGAAAAACTGAACAGACTGCTGGCGTTGCCCGGTGCGGCGTCCCGTGTGCTCGCACTTGACCACTGGATGGCGCGCCTCGCAACGGTTCAGCTTGGGCTGATCGGGACTTTTGCTGATATCGCCAGAATTGACGGTTTTTTGCAGGAACCGAGCGGGTTTAACGCAAAAGGAGAACCTGTCGCGCTTAACTTCGCGACGGGTGAAGTGGACACCCGCACGCTTCGCCATCCTGACGGCGTTATCCTGGACATCGGCACGCATGTGCTGGCGATGCTGCGTGAAACGGTGCGTTATCTGGGGGGCGGGGATGATATGACGCTGCAGGTGGTGGCCGCTACTGACCGGCTTGGGCGTGAGATCAAACAGGGCGATCTCACCACGGCAGAGGGCAGCGCTCATCTTCGCGGGCAGCTTAGTGGCATTCCGGTGGAGATTTGGCTCAACAAATATGCGGGACCGTCAGGCGGGCAAAAAGGGTTACGGCTGTATCTGCATGACGGGCGCGTCATAAGCCACGATCGTCACGGAGCAGAAGATGTGCTCGTGCTGACGGACGGCGATCGGGTTCAGCGCTGGCATATTCCAGGCACGATTTATACGCACTGCCTGGCAGAGCGCATTCTGGGGCAGAAAAGTCTGTTCGAATGTGACCCGGAAGAAGTGAGCCGGACGACACGCCGTCGAATGGCGGAAGTAGAACTGCTGCTGACCTTACAGCAACAGCTGCGTGGCCCGCACTGA
- a CDS encoding YfgM family protein produces MEIYENEHDQVDAIKRFFVENGKALVVGVILGVGALVGWRYWNSHQADSARDASLSYENTVSAIRADQPQTLTAAEKFAADNKNTYGALAALEVAQQYVDKNELDKAASLLSQGLTAASDENLKAVINLRLARIQVQQKKADDALKTLDTIKGEGFAAIVADLRGEALLSKGDKAGARKAWQAGVESKASPALSEMMQMKINNLSV; encoded by the coding sequence GTGGAAATTTACGAGAACGAACACGATCAGGTCGACGCGATTAAACGCTTCTTTGTCGAAAACGGCAAGGCGCTGGTTGTTGGGGTTATTTTAGGTGTCGGTGCGCTGGTAGGCTGGCGTTACTGGAACAGTCATCAGGCGGACTCCGCGCGTGACGCGTCGCTGTCATATGAAAATACCGTTAGCGCAATCCGTGCCGATCAGCCGCAAACGCTGACGGCGGCAGAGAAATTTGCCGCTGACAACAAAAACACCTACGGTGCGCTGGCCGCACTGGAAGTGGCGCAGCAGTACGTTGATAAGAACGAACTGGATAAAGCCGCTAGCCTGCTGTCACAAGGGCTAACCGCCGCCAGTGATGAAAATCTGAAAGCGGTAATCAATCTGCGCCTGGCTCGTATTCAGGTTCAGCAGAAAAAAGCTGACGATGCGCTGAAAACGCTCGATACCATCAAAGGCGAAGGTTTTGCTGCCATTGTTGCCGATCTGCGCGGTGAAGCACTGCTGAGTAAAGGTGACAAAGCGGGCGCGCGTAAAGCGTGGCAAGCTGGCGTAGAGAGCAAAGCTTCACCTGCGCTGAGCGAAATGATGCAGATGAAAATAAATAATTTGTCCGTCTGA